The Streptomyces laurentii genome contains a region encoding:
- a CDS encoding hypothetical protein (Secreted protein [Streptomyces fulvissimus DSM40593];~UniProt-pubmed:20624727; UniProt-pubmed:21463507; UniProt-pubmed:18375553; UniProt-pubmed:12000953; UniProt-pubmed:21551298;~identified by MetaGeneAnnotator; putative) has product MRAGAGAGAKSRAETGAASTTASGPASTTASGPASETETGAGTGVVRRNGRRLAAYPLALLLAAGSLVLAGPGAGAADAASVCQGRPTRTIGFATGSLRLYRTRSYACVLAVAKRAGAARPMSVSLQPRGGRAVVDAGRFTRQAGPVTVHALHRCVRATASLDGRSTATGWILC; this is encoded by the coding sequence GTGCGCGCAGGTGCCGGGGCAGGTGCCAAGTCCAGGGCCGAGACCGGGGCCGCGTCCACGACCGCGTCCGGACCCGCGTCCACGACCGCGTCCGGACCCGCGTCCGAGACCGAGACAGGGGCCGGGACCGGGGTCGTACGGCGGAACGGGCGGCGGCTCGCCGCGTATCCGCTCGCTCTGCTGCTCGCCGCTGGGTCCCTCGTCCTCGCCGGCCCGGGCGCCGGGGCCGCCGACGCCGCCTCCGTCTGTCAGGGCCGCCCCACCCGCACCATCGGCTTCGCCACCGGCTCGCTGCGGCTCTACCGCACCCGCTCGTACGCCTGCGTCCTCGCCGTGGCCAAGCGCGCCGGCGCCGCGCGCCCCATGTCGGTGTCCCTGCAGCCGCGCGGCGGGCGGGCCGTCGTCGACGCGGGCCGCTTCACCCGGCAGGCCGGACCGGTCACCGTGCACGCCCTCCACCGCTGCGTGCGCGCCACCGCCTCCCTCGACGGCCGGTCCACCGCCACGGGCTGGATCCTCTGCTGA
- a CDS encoding ABC transporter ATP-binding protein (ABC transporter ATP-binding protein [Streptomyces albus J1074];~ABC transporter signature motif;~ABC transporter transmembrane region; cl00549;~ABC-type multidrug transport system, ATPase and permease components [Defense mechanisms]; COG1132;~ABC-type transport system involved in Fe-S cluster assembly, permease and ATPase components [Posttranslational modification, protein turnover, chaperones]; COG5265;~ATP binding site [chemical binding];~D-loop;~H-loop/switch region;~P-loop containing Nucleoside Triphosphate Hydrolases; cl09099;~Q-loop/lid;~Walker A/P-loop;~Walker B;~identified by MetaGeneAnnotator; putative): MAVVGQERTQERAGDRPRQQGWARRLWGYAWRYKTDVVLALGSSLAGMAVLALVPLVTKVIIDDVIGAKTGSLALWTGLLVVSAVVVYVLTYIRRYYGGRLALDVQHDLRTEMYATITRLDGRRQDELSTGQVIGRATSDLQLIQGLLFMLPMTIGNILLFLISLGVMAALSLPLTLIALAVAPALWWIARRSRSRLHPATWYAQAQAASVATVVDGAVTGVRVVKGFGQEEQETGKIREAGRKLFAGRLRTIRLNSRYTPALQAVPALGQVGVLALGGWLAYRGQITLGTFVAFSSYLASLVGPVRMLAMVLTVGQQARAGVERVLELIDTEPTMTDGTTELPADAPATVEFDDVSFAYEKEGQEGKGVPVLDRFSLEIRPGETVAVVGASGSGKSTVSLLLPRFYDVTRGTVRVGGHDVRDLTLDSLRAAVGMVPEDSFLFSDTVGANIAYGVPDATREQIEAAARAAQADRFIAELPDGYDTTVGEHGLTLSGGQRQRVALARAILTDPRLLVLDDATSAVDARVEHEIHEALKSVMEGRTTLLIAHRRSTLGLADRIAVLDGGRLADIGTHEELEERSALYRRLLTDPDELGGVSPGHTLPPTAADDGDEAGAGTPEDRALRAELDAEFDAERGITPTLWVRDEAADAEAKTPGATPELLAAVAALPPATDTPDVDEARAVAPEESYGLRRLLRGYGRPLLLSLGLVAVDAGASLLLPILIRHGIDQGVDKMMIGAVWTASLLALLTVLVQWVVQTTETRVTGRTGERILYTLRLKIFAQLQRLGLDYYERELTGRIMTRMTTDVDALSTFLQTGLVTAFVSVVTFFGIMVALLVLDLQLALVVFVTLPVLAVATYFFRRASVKAYELARERISSVNADLQESVSGLRIVQAFRRERRGAERFTARSVEYRAARIRGQWLISVYFPFVTLLSSVATAAVLIVGAHRIEAGTLTTGALVAYLLYIDLFFAPVQQLSQVFDGYQQAAVSLKRIQELLQEPTSTAAADRPREVRALRGDLAFEDVSFSYGGDAGGTKDESALTGIDLRIPAGQTVAFVGETGAGKSTLVKLVARFYDPTSGRVTADGTDLRELDMTQYRHRLGVVPQESYLFPGTVRDAIAYGRPDASDAEVEAAARAVGAHDMIAGLDGGYLHEVAERGRNLSAGQRQLIALARAELVDPDVLLLDEATAALDLATEAQVNAATDRLAGRRTADGETPGTGPRTTLIVAHRLTTAARADRVVVMDHGRVAEDGTHDELLALDGRYATLWRTFIGEDGHGDGHEKDEVMATEAR; the protein is encoded by the coding sequence GTGGCCGTCGTGGGGCAGGAACGGACACAGGAGCGGGCGGGGGACCGTCCCCGGCAACAGGGCTGGGCGCGCAGGCTGTGGGGGTACGCCTGGCGGTACAAGACCGACGTGGTGCTCGCGCTCGGGTCGTCGCTGGCCGGTATGGCCGTGCTCGCGCTCGTCCCGCTCGTCACCAAGGTGATCATCGACGACGTGATCGGCGCCAAGACCGGCTCCCTCGCCCTGTGGACCGGCCTCCTCGTCGTCTCCGCCGTCGTCGTCTACGTCCTCACCTACATCCGCCGCTACTACGGTGGCCGTCTCGCCCTCGACGTCCAGCACGACCTGCGGACCGAGATGTACGCGACGATCACGCGGCTCGACGGGCGCCGCCAGGACGAGCTGTCCACCGGGCAGGTCATCGGGCGCGCCACCAGCGACCTCCAGCTGATCCAGGGCCTGCTGTTCATGCTCCCGATGACCATCGGGAACATCCTGCTCTTCCTCATCTCGCTCGGCGTGATGGCCGCGCTGTCCCTCCCGCTCACCCTCATCGCCCTCGCCGTGGCGCCCGCCCTGTGGTGGATCGCCCGCCGCAGCCGCTCCCGGCTGCACCCCGCGACCTGGTACGCGCAGGCGCAGGCGGCGTCGGTCGCGACCGTCGTCGACGGCGCCGTGACCGGCGTCCGCGTGGTGAAGGGCTTCGGGCAGGAGGAGCAGGAGACCGGCAAGATCCGCGAGGCCGGCCGGAAGCTGTTCGCGGGCCGGCTGCGCACGATACGGCTGAACTCCCGCTACACCCCCGCCCTCCAGGCCGTGCCCGCCCTCGGCCAGGTCGGCGTCCTCGCGCTCGGCGGCTGGCTCGCGTACCGCGGCCAGATCACCCTCGGCACCTTCGTCGCCTTCTCCTCCTATCTGGCGTCCCTCGTCGGCCCGGTCCGCATGCTAGCCATGGTCCTCACCGTCGGCCAGCAGGCCCGGGCCGGCGTCGAGCGGGTCCTGGAGCTGATCGACACCGAGCCGACCATGACCGACGGCACCACGGAGCTGCCGGCGGACGCGCCCGCGACCGTCGAGTTCGACGACGTGTCCTTCGCGTACGAGAAGGAGGGCCAGGAGGGCAAGGGCGTCCCCGTCCTGGACCGCTTCTCGCTGGAGATACGCCCCGGCGAGACCGTCGCCGTCGTCGGCGCCTCCGGCTCCGGCAAGTCCACCGTCTCCCTCCTCCTGCCGCGCTTCTACGACGTGACGCGCGGCACCGTCCGGGTCGGCGGGCACGACGTCCGCGACCTCACCCTCGACTCGCTGCGCGCCGCCGTCGGCATGGTCCCGGAGGACAGCTTCCTGTTCTCCGACACGGTCGGCGCCAACATCGCGTACGGCGTCCCCGACGCCACCCGGGAGCAGATCGAGGCCGCCGCCCGCGCCGCCCAGGCGGACCGTTTCATCGCCGAACTGCCCGACGGGTACGACACCACGGTCGGCGAGCACGGGCTCACCCTCTCCGGCGGCCAGCGGCAGCGCGTCGCGCTCGCCCGCGCCATCCTCACCGACCCGCGGCTGCTCGTCCTCGACGACGCCACGTCCGCCGTGGACGCGCGCGTGGAGCACGAGATCCACGAGGCCCTGAAGTCGGTGATGGAGGGCCGTACGACCCTGCTCATCGCCCACCGCCGCTCCACCCTCGGCCTCGCCGACCGCATCGCCGTCCTCGACGGCGGCCGGCTCGCCGATATCGGCACCCACGAGGAGCTGGAGGAGCGCTCCGCGCTCTACCGCCGGCTGCTCACCGACCCCGACGAGCTCGGCGGCGTCTCGCCCGGCCACACCCTCCCGCCCACCGCAGCGGACGACGGCGACGAGGCGGGCGCCGGTACGCCGGAGGACCGCGCGCTGCGCGCCGAACTGGACGCCGAGTTCGACGCCGAACGCGGCATCACCCCCACCCTGTGGGTCCGCGACGAGGCCGCCGACGCCGAGGCGAAGACCCCCGGCGCCACCCCGGAACTCCTCGCCGCCGTCGCCGCCCTGCCGCCCGCCACCGACACCCCGGACGTCGACGAGGCCCGGGCCGTCGCCCCCGAGGAGTCGTACGGACTGCGCCGCCTGCTGCGCGGCTACGGCCGGCCGCTGCTCCTCAGCCTCGGCCTGGTCGCCGTCGACGCCGGCGCGTCCCTGCTCCTGCCGATCCTGATCCGGCACGGCATCGACCAGGGCGTCGACAAGATGATGATCGGCGCCGTCTGGACCGCCTCGCTGCTCGCGCTGCTCACCGTGCTCGTCCAGTGGGTCGTGCAGACCACCGAGACCCGGGTGACCGGCCGCACCGGCGAGCGGATCCTCTACACCCTGCGGCTGAAGATCTTCGCCCAGCTCCAGCGGCTCGGCCTGGACTACTACGAGCGCGAGCTCACCGGCCGGATCATGACCCGGATGACCACGGACGTCGACGCCCTGTCGACCTTCCTCCAGACCGGTCTGGTCACGGCCTTCGTCTCCGTCGTCACCTTCTTCGGCATCATGGTCGCGCTGCTCGTGCTCGACCTCCAGCTCGCCCTCGTCGTCTTCGTGACCCTGCCGGTCCTCGCCGTCGCCACGTACTTCTTCCGCCGCGCCAGCGTGAAGGCGTACGAGCTGGCCCGTGAGCGGATCAGCTCCGTCAACGCCGACCTCCAGGAGTCGGTGTCGGGCCTGCGGATCGTGCAGGCGTTCCGGCGCGAGCGCAGGGGCGCCGAGCGGTTCACGGCGCGCAGCGTCGAGTACCGGGCGGCCCGGATCCGCGGCCAGTGGCTGATCTCGGTCTACTTCCCGTTCGTCACCCTGCTGTCCTCCGTGGCCACCGCCGCCGTCCTCATCGTCGGCGCGCACCGCATCGAGGCGGGCACCCTCACCACCGGCGCGCTGGTCGCCTACCTGCTCTACATCGACCTGTTCTTCGCGCCCGTGCAGCAGCTCTCGCAGGTCTTCGACGGCTACCAGCAGGCCGCCGTCTCCCTCAAGCGGATCCAGGAACTCCTCCAGGAGCCCACCTCCACCGCGGCCGCGGACCGGCCCCGCGAGGTGCGGGCGCTGCGCGGCGACCTCGCCTTCGAGGACGTGTCCTTCTCGTACGGGGGCGACGCCGGCGGCACGAAGGACGAGTCGGCGCTCACCGGGATCGACCTGCGGATACCGGCCGGGCAGACCGTCGCCTTCGTCGGCGAGACCGGCGCCGGCAAGTCGACGCTGGTCAAGCTGGTCGCCCGGTTCTACGACCCGACCTCCGGCCGGGTCACCGCCGACGGCACCGACCTGCGCGAGCTCGACATGACCCAGTACCGCCACCGGCTCGGCGTGGTGCCGCAGGAGTCGTACCTGTTCCCCGGGACGGTCCGCGACGCCATCGCGTACGGACGTCCCGACGCGAGCGACGCCGAGGTGGAGGCCGCGGCCCGCGCGGTCGGCGCCCACGACATGATCGCCGGGCTCGACGGCGGCTACCTCCACGAGGTCGCCGAGCGCGGCCGGAACCTGTCCGCGGGCCAGCGCCAGCTGATCGCCCTGGCCCGCGCCGAACTGGTCGACCCCGACGTGCTGCTCCTCGACGAGGCGACGGCCGCGCTCGACCTGGCCACCGAGGCGCAGGTCAACGCCGCGACCGACCGGCTCGCCGGACGCCGCACGGCCGACGGCGAGACGCCCGGCACCGGACCCCGCACCACCCTCATCGTCGCCCACCGGCTCACCACGGCCGCCCGCGCCGACCGGGTGGTCGTCATGGACCACGGCCGGGTCGCCGAGGACGGCACGCACGACGAACTCCTGGCCTTGGACGGCCGGTACGCGACGCTGTGGCGCACCTTCATCGGCGAGGACGGGCACGGTGACGGGCACGAGAAGGACGAGGTCATGGCGACCGAGGCCCGCTGA
- a CDS encoding cyclopropane-fatty-acyl-phospholipid synthase (identified by MetaGeneAnnotator; putative;~sequence version:1) — protein sequence MARIEDGKAYGYGKLHAAFRMMEALAVGKGELAEPSPRKATINQPRREVVALLRDTSEYILLAREKGGDRAKAAAQLYAEIAELIAPEPMYAKNPTADEKAAFEQGYEDQMARYRDRWGGLASV from the coding sequence ATGGCGCGGATCGAGGACGGGAAGGCGTACGGGTACGGAAAGCTGCACGCGGCGTTCCGGATGATGGAGGCGCTGGCCGTGGGGAAGGGCGAGCTCGCGGAGCCCTCACCACGCAAGGCGACCATCAACCAGCCGCGACGCGAGGTGGTCGCACTTCTGCGCGACACGAGCGAGTACATCCTTCTCGCCCGGGAGAAGGGCGGCGACCGCGCCAAGGCCGCCGCGCAGCTGTACGCCGAGATCGCCGAGCTGATCGCCCCGGAGCCCATGTACGCCAAGAATCCGACCGCCGACGAGAAGGCCGCGTTCGAGCAGGGGTACGAGGATCAGATGGCCCGCTATCGCGACCGCTGGGGCGGCCTCGCCTCCGTGTGA
- a CDS encoding agmatinase (Agmatinase [Mycobacterium smegmatis str. MC2155];~Agmatinase-like family includes proclavaminic acid amidinohydrolase; cd11592;~Mn binding site [ion binding];~agmatinase; TIGR01230;~identified by MetaGeneAnnotator; putative;~oligomer interface [polypeptide binding];~putative active site [active]), giving the protein MSSSDQNAPRGPIDSSRVPRYAGPATFARLPRLDEVGRADVAVVGVPFDTGVSYRPGARFGGNAIREASRLLRPYNPAQDASPFALAQVADAGDIAANPFDIHEAVETIEAAADDLLGTGARMMTLGGDHTIALPLLRSVAKKHGPVALLHFDAHLDTWDTYFGAEYTHGTPFRRAVEEGILDTSALSHVGTRGPLYGKQDLTDDEKMGFGIVTSADVYRRGADEVADQLRQRIGDRPLYISIDIDCLDPAHAPGTGTPEAGGMTSRELLEILRGLSSCNLVSADVVEVAPAYDHAEITAVAASHTAYELTTIMSRQIAAARDARA; this is encoded by the coding sequence ATGAGCAGCAGCGACCAGAACGCCCCGCGCGGCCCGATCGACTCGTCCCGCGTCCCGCGGTACGCCGGTCCCGCGACGTTCGCCCGGCTGCCGCGGCTCGACGAGGTCGGCCGCGCCGACGTCGCCGTGGTCGGCGTCCCCTTCGACACCGGCGTCTCCTACCGCCCCGGCGCCCGCTTTGGCGGCAACGCGATCCGCGAGGCGTCCCGCCTGCTCCGCCCGTACAACCCGGCGCAGGACGCCTCCCCGTTCGCCCTCGCGCAGGTCGCCGACGCCGGCGACATCGCGGCGAACCCGTTCGACATCCACGAGGCCGTGGAGACCATCGAGGCCGCCGCCGACGACCTGCTCGGCACCGGCGCCCGCATGATGACCCTGGGCGGCGACCACACCATCGCCCTGCCGCTGCTGCGCTCCGTCGCCAAGAAGCACGGCCCGGTCGCCCTGCTCCACTTCGACGCGCACCTCGACACCTGGGACACCTACTTCGGCGCCGAGTACACGCACGGCACCCCGTTCCGGCGGGCCGTCGAGGAGGGCATCCTCGACACCTCGGCGCTCTCGCACGTCGGCACCCGTGGCCCGCTGTACGGCAAGCAGGACCTCACGGACGACGAGAAGATGGGCTTCGGCATCGTCACCTCCGCCGACGTCTACCGGCGCGGCGCCGACGAGGTCGCCGACCAGCTGCGGCAGCGCATCGGCGACCGCCCGCTCTACATCTCCATCGACATCGACTGCCTCGACCCGGCCCACGCCCCCGGCACCGGCACCCCGGAGGCGGGCGGCATGACCTCGCGCGAGCTCCTGGAGATCCTGCGCGGCCTGTCCTCCTGCAACCTGGTCTCCGCGGACGTGGTGGAGGTCGCCCCGGCGTACGACCACGCCGAGATCACGGCCGTGGCCGCCTCGCACACCGCGTACGAACTGACCACGATCATGTCCCGCCAGATCGCGGCCGCCCGCGACGCCCGCGCCTGA
- a CDS encoding regulatory protein (Purine catabolism regulatory protein-like family; pfam07905;~identified by MetaGeneAnnotator; putative;~regulatory protein, partial [Streptomyces pristinaespiralis ATCC25486]), with protein MRTAPDVPPLPPVPPVPPLPPTPPVPLSALLGRAELGLRLLAGPPDAADAPLHWVHASEMADPYPYLLGGELLLTAGVLFPTDPEHYVARVREAGAAALGFGVTPVYDTVPAELVEACGRLGLPLIEVPPRTPFTAVARALWRLMAEARLRELRRVSEAQRSLAAAAARPAPVPAVLGALAARLGGRAVLFGADGTESAAAGRAVPPGAARALAELAGVVGTRPGAPASASDDTGGEDAGAGLRLAAYALGGGEGLTLGVATEGGAPGDRTLAGLAVVLLSLLTAPHRAADAAARDTALVRLLLGATPADAARALGPGPWNVVHARGGDGTPFAAATLAAALGTPLADPAGPDAVRLLLPASSPVTVQPGWTLGVSAPAEADGLAAADAQAARALRRALARRAPLDRHRAGGLAALVDRDEAAAYARDLLAPLSPALTETLRVWLSLHGNWDRTATALGIHRNTVRQRVTRIAALLDGRDLDDPDVRMELWFALGTDA; from the coding sequence ATGCGCACCGCTCCGGACGTCCCACCGCTCCCACCGGTCCCGCCGGTCCCACCGCTCCCGCCCACCCCGCCGGTCCCGCTGTCGGCGCTGCTCGGCCGCGCGGAACTGGGGCTGCGGCTGCTCGCGGGGCCGCCGGACGCGGCGGACGCGCCGCTGCACTGGGTGCACGCCTCCGAGATGGCCGACCCGTACCCGTATCTGCTGGGCGGCGAGCTGCTGCTGACGGCCGGCGTGCTGTTCCCCACCGACCCTGAGCACTACGTGGCGCGGGTGCGGGAGGCCGGGGCGGCGGCGCTCGGGTTCGGGGTGACGCCGGTGTACGACACGGTGCCGGCGGAGCTCGTCGAGGCGTGCGGGCGGCTCGGGCTGCCGCTGATCGAGGTGCCGCCGCGGACGCCGTTCACCGCGGTGGCGCGGGCGCTGTGGCGACTGATGGCCGAGGCGCGGCTGCGCGAGCTGCGGCGGGTGAGCGAGGCCCAGCGGTCCCTGGCGGCGGCGGCCGCCCGGCCGGCCCCGGTGCCGGCGGTGCTCGGCGCGCTGGCGGCGCGGCTCGGCGGGCGGGCGGTGCTGTTCGGGGCGGACGGTACGGAGTCGGCGGCGGCCGGCCGCGCGGTCCCGCCGGGGGCGGCGCGGGCGCTCGCGGAGCTGGCGGGCGTGGTGGGGACCCGGCCGGGCGCACCCGCGTCGGCGAGCGACGACACGGGTGGCGAAGACGCCGGGGCCGGGCTGCGGCTCGCCGCGTACGCGCTGGGCGGCGGCGAGGGGCTGACCCTCGGGGTGGCGACGGAGGGCGGGGCGCCGGGGGACCGGACCCTCGCGGGCCTCGCCGTCGTCCTGCTCTCCCTGCTGACCGCCCCGCACCGGGCCGCCGACGCCGCCGCCCGGGACACGGCCCTGGTCCGTCTCCTCCTCGGCGCCACCCCGGCCGACGCGGCCCGCGCCCTCGGCCCGGGCCCCTGGAACGTCGTCCACGCGCGCGGGGGCGACGGCACCCCGTTCGCGGCGGCGACCCTGGCGGCGGCGCTCGGCACCCCGCTGGCCGACCCGGCCGGCCCCGACGCCGTACGCCTCCTGCTCCCCGCCTCCTCGCCGGTCACCGTCCAGCCCGGCTGGACCCTCGGCGTCAGCGCCCCCGCCGAGGCGGACGGCCTGGCCGCCGCCGACGCGCAGGCGGCCCGGGCGCTGCGGCGCGCGCTGGCCCGGCGGGCGCCGCTGGACCGGCACCGCGCGGGCGGGCTCGCCGCGCTCGTGGACCGGGACGAGGCGGCGGCGTACGCGCGCGACCTCCTCGCCCCGCTCTCCCCCGCCCTCACCGAGACCCTGCGCGTCTGGCTCTCCCTGCACGGCAACTGGGACCGGACGGCGACGGCCCTGGGCATCCACCGCAACACGGTCCGCCAGCGCGTCACCCGTATCGCCGCCCTGCTCGACGGGCGCGACCTGGACGACCCGGATGTCCGGATGGAGCTGTGGTTCGCCCTGGGCACGGACGCCTGA
- a CDS encoding acyl-CoA dehydrogenase (Acyl-CoA dehydrogenase; cl09933;~Acyl-CoA dehydrogenases [Lipid metabolism]; COG1960;~This strain is also named as MBIC01337, PR4.; synonym: Rhodococcus erythropolis NBRC 100887;~acyl-CoA dehydrogenase [Rhodococcus erythropolis PR4];~identified by MetaGeneAnnotator; putative) → MRRTVFNEDHEAFRETLRAFIEAEVVPVYDEWFAAGQAPRDFYYKLGELGLFGINVPEEFGGAGMDTHKFEAVLYEETSRAGVQFGGSGVHVLLALPYLKMLATDEQKKRFLPKFVTGEEMWALAMTEPGTGSDVAGMKTTAKLSEDGTHYVLNGSKTFITGGVHADRVIVCARTSAPSADDRRFGISLFAVDTKAEGYSIGRKLDKLGLRTSDTAELAFVDVKVPVEDLLGEEGKGFYYLGHNLASERWGIAFGAYAQAKAAVRFAQQYVTDRTVFGKAVATFQNTKFELAACQAEVDAAEAVADRALEALDAGELTPAEAASAKLFCTEVAHRVIDRCLQLHGGYGYMNEYPIARLYADNRVNRIYGGTSEIMKSIIAKSMGL, encoded by the coding sequence GTGCGCCGTACCGTATTCAACGAGGACCACGAGGCGTTCCGGGAGACCCTGCGCGCCTTCATCGAGGCCGAGGTCGTCCCCGTCTACGACGAGTGGTTCGCCGCCGGCCAGGCGCCCCGCGACTTCTACTACAAGCTCGGTGAGCTGGGCCTCTTCGGCATCAACGTGCCCGAGGAGTTCGGCGGCGCGGGCATGGACACGCACAAGTTCGAGGCCGTCCTCTACGAGGAGACCTCGCGCGCGGGCGTCCAGTTCGGCGGCTCCGGCGTGCACGTGCTGCTCGCCCTCCCGTACCTCAAGATGCTCGCCACCGACGAGCAGAAGAAGCGTTTCCTTCCGAAGTTCGTCACCGGCGAGGAGATGTGGGCCCTCGCGATGACCGAGCCGGGCACCGGCTCCGACGTCGCGGGCATGAAGACCACCGCCAAGCTCTCCGAGGACGGCACCCACTACGTCCTCAACGGCTCCAAGACCTTCATCACCGGCGGCGTGCACGCCGACCGCGTGATCGTCTGCGCCCGTACCTCGGCCCCGTCCGCCGACGACCGCCGCTTCGGCATCTCGCTCTTCGCCGTCGACACCAAGGCCGAGGGCTACTCGATCGGCCGCAAGCTCGACAAGCTGGGCCTGCGCACCTCCGACACCGCCGAGCTGGCGTTCGTCGACGTCAAGGTCCCGGTCGAGGACCTGCTGGGCGAGGAGGGCAAGGGCTTCTACTACCTCGGCCACAACCTGGCCTCCGAGCGCTGGGGCATCGCCTTCGGCGCGTACGCGCAGGCCAAGGCCGCCGTCCGGTTCGCGCAGCAGTACGTGACCGACCGCACCGTCTTCGGCAAGGCCGTCGCGACCTTCCAGAACACCAAGTTCGAGCTGGCCGCCTGCCAGGCCGAGGTCGACGCCGCCGAGGCCGTCGCCGACCGCGCCCTGGAGGCCCTGGACGCGGGCGAGCTGACCCCGGCCGAGGCCGCGAGCGCCAAGCTGTTCTGCACCGAGGTCGCGCACCGCGTCATCGACCGCTGCCTCCAGCTGCACGGCGGCTACGGCTACATGAACGAGTACCCGATCGCGCGCCTGTACGCGGACAACCGCGTCAACCGCATCTACGGCGGCACCAGCGAGATCATGAAGTCGATCATCGCCAAGTCGATGGGCCTGTAG